The window GAAGGCCTTAAATCCGTATGCGCCGTTCCTATCTCATTCATTAAGTATGTAAAATCATCATGCGACGTATACCCTGATTCTTTATTCGTAGAATCAGTTAAAATTAAACGTTTAAAAAATGGCATTTCTTTCTTCAACACCTTTACTAGAATAACCCATTCAATAATCAATACAAAACTAACGATTGCAAGTAATAAAGAAATCATTGTAACGTTATCAGCCATCAAAATAAAGCTTAACACGACACAAATGACACCTATAATTCCGGTAATCAAACCAAATACAAAAAATTCAGCAAAAATAAGTGAAATACCAATAATAAATAAAACAATTGCTAAACCATTAGACTCTCCATCAATAAATTGGGTCACAATAAATAAACACAGTGCAAGTGCACTCATGATTCCTGCAATATTAATATGTCTAGAATACAGTTGATATAGTGCACCACAAAAAATAATCAACAACAAGAATAGCAATAGCATTGGGTGGTTATACCATGCTGTAGACCAAAGTTCGTTCACCCCATCACCCCCATATGTGTATTATATCAATCTATAACATATATTGATATATGTTACGTCTCAATTCACAAAAAAACTCAACCTACAAACAGTAGATTGAGTTTATCTATTAAGAAAATGTTACGCGAGGGAGCGTAAAACTACTTAAATTTACGTTTACGAGCTGCCTCTGATTTCTTTTTACGGCGCACGCTTGGCTTTTCATAATATTCACGCTTACGTACTTCTTGAATTGTACCACTTTTAGAAACAGAACGCTTAAAACGACGTAAAGCATCTTCGATGTTTTCGTTCTTTTTAACTACAGTTTTAGACATGTGTTTTCCCTCCCTCCGAACATTGACAACGTTACTTTTAAATCATATATGCTCAATTTAAAGATAGCATATATTACTATATTATAATGAATAGTAAGTAAGTCGTCAACCCACTCTAATAGAATTCAATAAAACATTGTCATCATACGCAATATTATATCGTCACTTCTACTTCTGAGCGAGTTTCCTTATGGTGAGCGTGTTGTTCGATTTTTACAAATTCACCATGATTAATCGGGTAACCAGCTTGTGTAATTTTCACTTTAACAATCTCTCCTACAAGTGATTCGTCACCAGCAAGTGCAACTTTCATATAATTGTCAGTATATCCAATTAACGCTTCATCGTCTTTAGAATATTCTTCTGGAATAATCTCAAGTACTTCACCTTCAAAACGTTTAGCATAGCTCAGCGCAAGTTGGTCACTCAATTCAATTAGACGAGCCACACGGTCATCTTTAATTGTTTGTTCAATTTGATCTTCCATCCGCGCTGCTGGTGTTCCAGTTCTCATACTATATGGGAAGACATGCAATTCGCTGAAATGATGATCTTTTATAAATTTATATGTTTCCATAAATTCTTCCTCAGTTTCACCTGGGAATCCAACAATAACATCACTCGTAATCGCAACATCAGGCATAATTCGATGAAGTTTTTGGATGCGTTCACTGAATTCAGCCATTGTATATTTACGACGCATTCTTTTAAGTACAGTATCTGATCCTGATTGTAATGGGACGTGAAGATGTCTAACGACTTTCTTCGATTGATCTAACACTTCAATCACTTCGTCAGTCAATTGACTCGCTTCGATGGATGAAATTCTAAGACGCTCTAATCCATCAATCGTTTCCAAATCTCGTAATAATTGTGCTAAGTTGTAATCTTTCAAATCTGAACCATATCCACCTGTATGAATTCCAGTTAAGACAATTTCACGGTAACCAGATTGAACAAGTTGAGTAGCTTGTTCTATGACCATCTTTGGATCTCTAGAACGCATTAAACCACGCGCCCAAGGGATAATACAAAATGTACAGAAGTTGTTACATCCTTCTTGAATTTTCAGGCTTGCTCTCGTACGATCAGTGAAATACGGTACATCTAACTCTTCATATGTACGGTTTTTCATAATGTTTTTAACACCATTAATCGGTTGACGCTCTTCCATGTATTGTTCAATGTAAGGTAGCATCTTTTCACGGTCTTGAGTCCCAACAACAATGTCAACACCTGGAATGTCCATAATCTCAGCAGGTGACGTTTGGGCATAACATCCAGTAACACAAATCACTGCATCAGGATTCGATCGAATTGCACGACGAATCACTTGGCGACTTTTCTTATCCCCTGTATTCGTCACAGTACACGTATTAATGACAAATACATCTGCATTTGTATTAAACGATACTCGTTCATAACCATCAGCTTTAAATAACTGCCAAATTGCTTCAGTTTCATAATGATTTACTTTACAGCCTAACGTATGAAAGGCAACTGTTTTATTCATGATACACATCATACTTTCTATATATAGTTATTCATTATGTCATAATAACATAATACTTTATTATTCTCAATGCAAAAAGCGATAACAGGCGTTATCGCTTTTTAGTTTGTTCCAATATATTATTAATCATTATATACATTTTAACAATCATTAGCTTCTAACATATAAGACAAAACACTCATCATATATATCGGGGCTGTTTCTGCTCTTAAAATTCTTCGGCCTAACCCAACAGTCATAACATGGTCATGTTGTTGGAGTTGATCTATTTCACTTGATGTAAAACCACCTTCTGGTCCAGTGATGCATAATACACTTGTAGAAGATTGAATTTGTTGTCGTAATTGACTTAAATGTGTATAGGATTGATTAGATTTTACCGTTTCTTCATACGCTACGATCACAAGATCATAATCGGTTAACGAAAAGTTAGATAATGATTGAACATTGTGAATGGTAGGTATTCTATGTCGATACGATTGCTCACTCGACTCACTCGCCACTTTCACATACCGATCAATTCTCTTTTTTTCTTTTTTATGATTAAGTTTGACAATGGTCCGTTCACTATTTAGTGGTATGAATGCATTGGCTCCAAGCTCTGTACACTTTTGAATGATTAACTCAGGCTTATCCCCTTTACTTAGGCCGAAAGCCATTGTGACATCCACAGTCAACTCTGTCTGCTCATGAATGCGTGAAATGATTCGACAGCAAATACTTTCTTTATCAAGCTGTAAAACCTTAACTTGATAAGGTTCCTGTTCAATCATCAATATACATTTATCATCAATAGCCATTCTCATCACATTTCTCATATGATGAATAATGTCTTGATCGAAAATTGTAATCTCATCAAGTTCTTTAGTTCGTTCATAATGCTCAACAAAATAACGTTGCATTATTGATCACGCTTTCTTGCAAGCAATGCTGTCCAGCCTTCTTTATGAGACTCATCAACCACTTCAAAGCCTACTTTATCCAATCTCGATTTAATTTCTTCACACTTCTCATCGATAATTCCACTCGAGATAAAATATCCACCTGATCGAAGTACGTCGTGTGCATCTTCTATCATCAGATCAATAATGTGGGCTAATATATTCGCGATCACGATATCTTTCGAATCATGTGGAATATCTTTAAGCAAGTCACCTGTGTGAACATTTATATGTTCTAAGCAATTATTGAGTTCAAAGTTTTCTTTAGCAACCTTAACAGCCATTCGATCAACATCTAATGCTTCGATTGAACGTGCTTTCAGATGATGTGCACCAATGGATAAAATACCAGACCCCGTCCCTACATCAATGACATCTTTATCTTCAACTTCAATTTGTTCAAACATTTCTAAACACATGCTTGTTGTCGCATGATCTCCAGTACCAAATGCCATCCCTGGGTCTAATGAAATGACATGACGTGATGTTTGTTGGTCATATTTCTCCCAAGACGGCTCAATGACAAATTGATTTCCAATTTCAATCGGATGATAATATTGTTTCCATTCATTCTCCCAATCTTGCTCATTAAT of the Abyssicoccus albus genome contains:
- a CDS encoding NfeD family protein: MNELWSTAWYNHPMLLLFLLLIIFCGALYQLYSRHINIAGIMSALALCLFIVTQFIDGESNGLAIVLFIIGISLIFAEFFVFGLITGIIGVICVVLSFILMADNVTMISLLLAIVSFVLIIEWVILVKVLKKEMPFFKRLILTDSTNKESGYTSHDDFTYLMNEIGTAHTDLRPSGTMSLHDNRYDVVAESSFIARGSTIKVIKVEGSRIVVRNITESTDSVND
- the rpsU gene encoding 30S ribosomal protein S21, whose translation is MSKTVVKKNENIEDALRRFKRSVSKSGTIQEVRKREYYEKPSVRRKKKSEAARKRKFK
- the mtaB gene encoding tRNA (N(6)-L-threonylcarbamoyladenosine(37)-C(2))-methylthiotransferase MtaB, yielding MNKTVAFHTLGCKVNHYETEAIWQLFKADGYERVSFNTNADVFVINTCTVTNTGDKKSRQVIRRAIRSNPDAVICVTGCYAQTSPAEIMDIPGVDIVVGTQDREKMLPYIEQYMEERQPINGVKNIMKNRTYEELDVPYFTDRTRASLKIQEGCNNFCTFCIIPWARGLMRSRDPKMVIEQATQLVQSGYREIVLTGIHTGGYGSDLKDYNLAQLLRDLETIDGLERLRISSIEASQLTDEVIEVLDQSKKVVRHLHVPLQSGSDTVLKRMRRKYTMAEFSERIQKLHRIMPDVAITSDVIVGFPGETEEEFMETYKFIKDHHFSELHVFPYSMRTGTPAARMEDQIEQTIKDDRVARLIELSDQLALSYAKRFEGEVLEIIPEEYSKDDEALIGYTDNYMKVALAGDESLVGEIVKVKITQAGYPINHGEFVKIEQHAHHKETRSEVEVTI
- a CDS encoding RsmE family RNA methyltransferase yields the protein MQRYFVEHYERTKELDEITIFDQDIIHHMRNVMRMAIDDKCILMIEQEPYQVKVLQLDKESICCRIISRIHEQTELTVDVTMAFGLSKGDKPELIIQKCTELGANAFIPLNSERTIVKLNHKKEKKRIDRYVKVASESSEQSYRHRIPTIHNVQSLSNFSLTDYDLVIVAYEETVKSNQSYTHLSQLRQQIQSSTSVLCITGPEGGFTSSEIDQLQQHDHVMTVGLGRRILRAETAPIYMMSVLSYMLEANDC
- the prmA gene encoding 50S ribosomal protein L11 methyltransferase — its product is MKWIELCIKTSNEYEETLSYMLNEMGSKGVTIEHSIDVIKQKVEDFERDYRLDPKDYPDNHMVIKAYFNELEFDQDIIDEVLSNISSYHLPIHREDITTQSINEQDWENEWKQYYHPIEIGNQFVIEPSWEKYDQQTSRHVISLDPGMAFGTGDHATTSMCLEMFEQIEVEDKDVIDVGTGSGILSIGAHHLKARSIEALDVDRMAVKVAKENFELNNCLEHINVHTGDLLKDIPHDSKDIVIANILAHIIDLMIEDAHDVLRSGGYFISSGIIDEKCEEIKSRLDKVGFEVVDESHKEGWTALLARKRDQ